In a genomic window of Desulfosporosinus sp. Sb-LF:
- a CDS encoding AsnC family transcriptional regulator: MDSIDRALLNAIQNQFPIALHPYKILGEAVGATEEDAFKRIQRLRQEGIIRRLGGVFDSRRLGYYSTLCTGKVPEEKIPLLAKLLNEIPGVTHNYIRNHEYNSWFTLIARSQAEAERILQTIRDAIGISEIYSLPATQLFKINVNFDFDLSDDDIDEEDVNVSGENDSNSAQRETITPFELSNMDISLIQVLQGNLPDSPTPFTALAQILQWRVEDVISCANRLSEAKVIRRFGAVLRHQKAGFVANAMGVWQVDPEKAAEVGKTMALFKEVSHCYQRPTLPDWPYNLFTMVHGRTAEDCGDVMKRISLATGVQTYSMLFSTAELKKSSMQYFLEEETD, from the coding sequence ATGGATTCAATCGATCGAGCCCTATTGAATGCCATCCAAAATCAATTCCCGATTGCCCTTCATCCCTATAAGATTCTCGGTGAAGCGGTAGGTGCGACGGAAGAAGATGCCTTTAAACGGATTCAACGTCTTCGGCAGGAAGGGATTATTCGTCGTTTAGGTGGCGTCTTCGATTCTCGTCGTTTAGGGTACTACAGTACCTTGTGTACGGGCAAAGTTCCAGAAGAAAAAATCCCCCTTTTGGCGAAACTACTCAATGAGATCCCTGGTGTGACCCATAACTATATTCGTAACCACGAGTATAACAGCTGGTTTACGCTCATTGCCCGCTCTCAGGCCGAAGCAGAACGTATTCTGCAGACTATCCGCGATGCGATAGGGATTTCTGAAATCTATAGCCTTCCAGCTACCCAATTGTTTAAGATCAATGTCAATTTTGATTTTGATTTATCAGATGATGATATCGACGAAGAAGATGTCAATGTTTCAGGTGAAAATGATTCCAATAGCGCGCAGAGAGAAACTATCACCCCTTTTGAATTGAGCAATATGGACATTTCACTGATTCAGGTGTTACAGGGGAATCTGCCGGATTCCCCTACACCCTTTACCGCATTGGCTCAAATTCTCCAGTGGCGGGTTGAGGATGTTATCTCTTGTGCAAATCGTTTATCGGAAGCGAAAGTAATCCGCCGCTTTGGCGCGGTTCTTCGACATCAAAAGGCAGGTTTCGTAGCGAACGCCATGGGCGTTTGGCAAGTTGATCCAGAAAAGGCCGCAGAGGTTGGGAAGACCATGGCGCTTTTTAAGGAAGTTAGCCACTGTTACCAAAGACCAACACTACCCGATTGGCCATACAACCTCTTTACGATGGTACATGGACGAACCGCGGAGGATTGCGGGGATGTGATGAAGAGAATTTCCCTTGCTACAGGAGTACAGACGTATTCTATGCTATTTAGTACAGCTGAACTAAAAAAGAGCAGTATGCAATATTTTTTAGAAGAAGAGACTGACTAG
- the cobA gene encoding uroporphyrinogen-III C-methyltransferase: MNKGYVFLVGAGPGDPKLITIKGSECIAKADVLVYDRLASRRLLTLARPDCELIYVGKSPDRHTLKQDEINQLLVDKGLEGKVVTRLKGGDPFVFGRGGEEAEALLDAGIQFEVVPGITSAIAVPAYAGIPVTHRDLTSSFAVITGHEDPTKNETTIHWDHLAKSHGTLVFLMGMENLPLIAQKLIENGKKPSTPVGIIQWGTRPEQRTLVGQLETIATEVKEQGITNPAIIIVGEVVSLREKLQWFEKQPLFGQRIVVTRARHQASELSQAIESLGGEAWEFPTIEIAPPSDKSYFLKAINNLNCFDWLIFTSVNGVEAFFTELKIQKRDVRDLVGLEIVAIGPATQASLEKRGLRVAFVPEEYRAEKIVEGLSSRVTSGQRVLLARAEEARNILPESLKAMGVDVWDVPVYKTVLGGANREELQRLLRDKEIHSVTFTSSSTVRNFMTLLDGEVSLLDNVALYSIGPITSSTARRLGLTIYKEATQYTISGLVEALLEGNKT; this comes from the coding sequence TTGAATAAAGGATATGTATTTTTAGTGGGTGCTGGTCCAGGAGACCCGAAGCTAATCACCATTAAAGGATCAGAATGTATTGCCAAGGCAGATGTCTTAGTTTATGATCGCTTAGCTTCGCGGCGTCTTTTAACGTTAGCCCGTCCGGATTGTGAGCTTATCTATGTGGGGAAATCTCCCGATCGCCATACACTAAAACAAGATGAAATTAACCAATTGCTCGTGGATAAAGGACTGGAAGGGAAAGTTGTGACCCGCCTTAAAGGGGGAGATCCTTTTGTTTTTGGCCGGGGAGGAGAGGAAGCAGAAGCTTTACTCGACGCAGGTATTCAGTTCGAAGTCGTACCGGGCATTACTTCTGCCATCGCTGTTCCAGCTTACGCAGGTATCCCAGTGACGCATCGGGACTTAACCTCTTCGTTTGCAGTCATTACAGGGCACGAAGATCCTACTAAAAATGAAACAACCATTCACTGGGACCACCTTGCTAAGTCCCACGGAACGCTCGTTTTCCTCATGGGTATGGAAAACCTACCTTTGATCGCACAAAAGTTGATAGAAAATGGTAAAAAGCCTAGCACTCCAGTGGGGATTATTCAATGGGGCACGCGGCCAGAACAACGCACGCTCGTTGGACAACTTGAGACGATAGCAACAGAGGTTAAAGAGCAGGGAATTACAAATCCGGCTATTATCATTGTCGGCGAAGTCGTCTCTTTGCGGGAAAAACTCCAGTGGTTTGAGAAGCAACCCTTGTTTGGGCAACGGATCGTTGTGACTCGGGCGCGGCATCAGGCGAGCGAGTTGTCCCAGGCTATTGAATCATTGGGTGGGGAAGCTTGGGAATTCCCGACTATTGAAATTGCCCCTCCCTCGGACAAGTCCTATTTTTTGAAAGCGATTAATAATCTCAACTGTTTTGACTGGCTCATCTTCACTAGTGTAAACGGAGTCGAAGCATTTTTTACTGAGCTAAAAATCCAAAAGCGAGACGTACGAGACCTAGTGGGACTCGAAATAGTCGCTATTGGTCCCGCGACGCAAGCATCTTTAGAGAAAAGAGGGCTACGCGTTGCTTTCGTACCGGAAGAGTACCGGGCTGAAAAGATTGTTGAAGGTTTATCAAGCCGGGTTACATCTGGACAAAGAGTTTTACTGGCTCGGGCCGAGGAAGCGCGGAATATTTTGCCAGAGTCACTGAAGGCTATGGGCGTAGATGTGTGGGATGTACCGGTATATAAGACTGTGCTTGGTGGAGCAAATCGCGAAGAATTGCAACGCCTCCTTCGCGATAAAGAGATTCATTCAGTCACATTTACGAGTTCCTCGACGGTTAGGAATTTCATGACCCTATTGGATGGCGAGGTATCCCTATTAGACAATGTCGCTCTCTATTCCATTGGGCCCATCACTAGTTCTACAGCTCGTAGACTTGGGTTAACAATTTATAAAGAAGCCACTCAATACACGATTAGCGGACTTGTCGAAGCATTACTGGAGGGAAATAAAACATGA
- the nirJ1 gene encoding putative heme d1 biosynthesis radical SAM protein NirJ1 — MISVTKLLFGTEYFGDSLRYNKDSHGARNGTTIGSGPVVVWNSTKTCNLKCAHCYMESDAQKYQGEMTTEEARQFIDDLVEFKSPVLLFSGGEPLIRPDFFELAEYAISKGLRVTLSTNGTLITPEVAKRIKEIGISYVGISLDGLEDVNDKFRGKEGAFKAAMQGIQNCVAVDQRVGLRFTINHHNIKELDKIFDFIEAENIDRVCFYHLVYSGRGNQMIAEDVTPEESRQAMDTIIRRTRDFEERGLKKEILTVDNHCDGVYMYLQALKEDPARAEKIKGLIGLNGGNRSGIAFGEVDPLGNVHPDQFTQHITFGNVRERKIEDIWTDLSHPTLAGLKERKTLLKGRCAACQYLDMCNGNFRTRAEAVSGDFWESDPACYLTDEEIGIK, encoded by the coding sequence ATGATTAGTGTTACGAAACTTTTATTTGGTACGGAATATTTTGGAGACTCTCTGCGTTATAACAAAGACTCTCATGGTGCGAGGAACGGAACAACGATCGGTTCTGGGCCTGTTGTCGTATGGAATTCGACCAAGACGTGTAACCTAAAATGTGCTCATTGTTATATGGAGTCTGATGCTCAAAAATACCAGGGAGAAATGACGACAGAAGAAGCTAGGCAGTTTATCGATGATCTGGTAGAATTCAAGTCTCCCGTCCTTCTTTTTTCCGGCGGTGAACCGTTAATCCGACCCGACTTTTTCGAATTGGCTGAGTATGCAATCTCGAAAGGACTACGGGTAACACTTTCTACGAATGGTACGCTGATCACCCCTGAAGTGGCAAAGCGCATCAAAGAGATTGGAATCTCCTATGTTGGAATCTCCCTCGACGGACTTGAAGATGTCAATGACAAGTTCAGGGGCAAAGAGGGAGCCTTTAAGGCGGCAATGCAAGGAATTCAAAACTGTGTAGCTGTGGATCAAAGGGTGGGACTACGCTTTACCATTAATCATCACAATATAAAAGAATTAGATAAGATTTTCGACTTCATTGAAGCGGAAAATATTGATCGTGTTTGCTTTTACCATCTGGTCTACTCAGGCCGTGGCAACCAAATGATTGCAGAAGATGTGACTCCGGAAGAATCTCGTCAAGCCATGGATACGATTATTCGAAGAACTCGTGACTTCGAAGAACGCGGTTTGAAAAAGGAAATATTAACGGTAGATAACCATTGTGATGGCGTCTATATGTACCTCCAGGCTTTGAAAGAAGACCCTGCGAGAGCTGAAAAAATCAAGGGCTTGATCGGTCTCAATGGGGGAAACCGTTCGGGAATTGCATTTGGAGAAGTTGACCCGTTGGGAAACGTGCACCCGGACCAATTCACTCAGCACATCACATTCGGGAATGTCCGTGAACGTAAGATTGAGGATATCTGGACAGATTTGTCTCACCCAACGCTAGCGGGTTTAAAAGAGCGCAAGACCTTGTTAAAAGGACGTTGCGCGGCTTGTCAGTACCTTGACATGTGTAATGGAAACTTCCGGACGCGTGCGGAAGCAGTGAGCGGGGATTTCTGGGAATCAGATCCAGCATGCTATTTGACAGATGAAGAGATTGGGATTAAATAG
- the hemB gene encoding porphobilinogen synthase, whose protein sequence is MELIRRPRRLRANETIRSMVRENHLRVEDLIYPMFVMPGEKKRVEISSMPGVYNFSLDEFVLALQDVVDLGIPAVLLFGIPESKDSIGSGAYHEHGIVQEAVRLAKRQFPELYVITDVCLCEYTDHGHCGLIDNGQILNDPTLDLLAQTAVSQARAGADMVAPSDMMDGRVGAIREMLDKEGFSHIPIMAYSAKFASGFYGPFRDAAGSTPQFGDRRTYQMDPANGDEAMRETTLDIEEGADLIIVKPALSYGDIIYRTKEKFGVPLAAYNVSGEYAMVKAAAANGWIDEKRIVLEALVGMKRAGADLLITYHALDVARWLKEVGQT, encoded by the coding sequence ATGGAACTTATAAGGCGCCCGCGCCGTTTGCGGGCTAACGAGACGATTCGAAGTATGGTTCGAGAAAACCATCTTAGAGTTGAGGATTTAATATACCCTATGTTTGTCATGCCAGGAGAGAAAAAGAGGGTGGAGATTTCCTCCATGCCTGGAGTTTATAATTTTTCTCTGGATGAATTCGTCTTAGCCCTTCAGGACGTTGTCGACCTAGGGATTCCTGCAGTTTTGTTATTCGGAATTCCGGAGAGCAAAGATAGTATAGGGTCAGGGGCTTACCATGAGCATGGAATTGTTCAGGAAGCTGTACGCTTGGCCAAAAGACAATTCCCAGAACTCTATGTCATTACTGATGTTTGTCTGTGCGAATACACTGATCACGGGCATTGCGGATTGATTGATAATGGGCAAATCTTAAATGATCCGACCCTTGATCTACTTGCTCAGACCGCGGTTTCTCAGGCACGCGCTGGAGCGGATATGGTTGCCCCGTCGGATATGATGGATGGGCGTGTCGGCGCTATTAGGGAAATGTTAGATAAAGAAGGATTTTCTCATATCCCTATTATGGCGTATTCGGCTAAGTTTGCCTCAGGATTTTATGGACCTTTCCGCGATGCGGCGGGTTCTACCCCGCAATTTGGAGATCGTAGAACGTACCAGATGGACCCGGCGAACGGGGACGAAGCGATGCGGGAGACAACCTTGGATATTGAAGAGGGAGCTGACCTCATTATTGTGAAGCCGGCCTTATCCTATGGAGATATTATCTATCGAACTAAGGAAAAATTTGGCGTGCCGCTTGCCGCTTATAATGTCAGCGGGGAGTACGCGATGGTGAAAGCGGCTGCAGCAAATGGGTGGATCGATGAGAAGCGTATTGTACTGGAAGCCTTGGTAGGCATGAAACGAGCTGGTGCGGATTTACTGATCACTTATCATGCGTTGGATGTAGCGCGCTGGCTCAAAGAGGTGGGACAAACATGA